A genomic window from Microbacterium sp. H1-D42 includes:
- a CDS encoding TetR/AcrR family transcriptional regulator yields the protein MPTPQRTSFAAIIAAGREILEARGPAGLTMQAVAERVGVRAPSLYKHVRDRDALLSAVAESIIDELGTLLATADDDLAALARAYRAHAHAQPEGFRLMFTASAPIAALERAAAPVVSAARARVGDEHALDAARLFTAWATGFLQMELAGAFRLGGDVDAAFSYGLDHLLHGLRHREISPL from the coding sequence ATGCCGACACCGCAGCGCACATCGTTCGCGGCGATCATCGCCGCAGGTCGCGAGATCCTCGAAGCCCGTGGCCCCGCGGGGCTGACGATGCAGGCCGTCGCGGAGCGGGTGGGAGTGCGCGCACCCTCGCTGTACAAGCACGTGCGAGACCGTGACGCGCTGCTGTCGGCCGTCGCGGAATCCATCATCGACGAGCTCGGCACACTGCTGGCCACCGCCGACGATGACCTCGCCGCACTCGCCAGGGCCTATCGCGCCCACGCACACGCGCAGCCAGAGGGATTTCGGCTGATGTTCACCGCATCCGCCCCGATCGCCGCGCTGGAGCGGGCCGCGGCCCCTGTCGTCAGCGCGGCACGCGCCCGCGTGGGCGACGAGCATGCGCTCGATGCCGCGCGTCTGTTCACCGCGTGGGCAACCGGGTTCCTGCAGATGGAACTGGCCGGCGCCTTCCGGCTCGGCGGTGATGTCGACGCCGCCTTCTCGTATGGGCTCGATCACCTGCTCCACGGCCTCAGACATCGTGAGATTTCACCCCTGTGA
- a CDS encoding cysteine hydrolase, whose product MTQSSWLVIIDPQNIFASPDSEWGSPFFEGAMANIRLLADSFGENVLVTRWMPTADRSTSWGEYFDAWPFADKPASDPLYDLVPAARGVSQHPTLDLPTFGKWGAEIEQVVGRGAHVVLAGVSTDCCVLSTALAGADAGARLTIATDACAGSTAENHAAALHVMGLYPPQIALATTAEILTAR is encoded by the coding sequence GTGACGCAGTCCTCGTGGCTGGTCATCATCGATCCGCAGAACATCTTCGCTTCGCCGGACTCCGAATGGGGGTCGCCGTTCTTCGAGGGTGCGATGGCCAACATCCGGCTGCTCGCCGATAGCTTCGGCGAGAACGTGCTGGTGACGCGGTGGATGCCGACGGCTGACCGTTCGACCTCGTGGGGCGAGTACTTCGACGCGTGGCCGTTCGCCGACAAGCCGGCATCCGATCCGCTCTACGACCTCGTTCCCGCGGCGCGCGGCGTGTCTCAGCATCCGACGCTCGACCTGCCCACTTTCGGCAAGTGGGGTGCCGAGATCGAACAGGTTGTCGGTCGCGGCGCGCACGTCGTGCTCGCCGGCGTCTCGACGGACTGCTGCGTGCTGTCGACGGCGCTGGCTGGTGCGGATGCCGGCGCACGCCTCACGATCGCGACCGACGCCTGCGCGGGCTCGACCGCCGAGAACCACGCGGCGGCCCTGCACGTGATGGGCCTCTATCCCCCGCAGATCGCGCTGGCGACGACGGCGGAGATCCTCACCGCACGCTGA
- a CDS encoding MBL fold metallo-hydrolase, protein MKLAPHLHRLGNDIVASYLVDLPGGITLIDAGLPGHWNDLQRELEVIGRPLADVRGLVLTHGDSDHIGFAERLRVEAGVPVYIHAADAHRARTGEKPKTPMGPARIRATLGFFAYGLRKNALRTRYVQEVVEVADGDVLDLPGAPVVIGMPGHSPGSIAVHIPAVDAVFVGDALTTRHVLTGREGAQPAPFTDEPAEALASLDRLASLPATWVLPGHGAPWHGSPTDIAASVRAA, encoded by the coding sequence ATGAAGCTCGCCCCGCACCTGCACAGACTCGGTAACGACATCGTCGCGTCGTATCTCGTCGACCTTCCAGGCGGCATCACGCTCATCGACGCCGGCCTGCCGGGGCATTGGAACGATCTGCAGCGGGAGCTGGAGGTGATCGGCCGCCCACTGGCCGACGTCCGCGGGCTCGTTCTCACGCACGGCGACTCCGACCACATCGGCTTCGCGGAGCGACTGCGCGTCGAGGCGGGTGTTCCCGTCTACATCCACGCGGCCGATGCCCATCGGGCGCGCACCGGTGAGAAGCCGAAGACGCCGATGGGGCCGGCGCGCATCCGGGCGACGCTGGGGTTCTTCGCCTATGGGCTGCGCAAGAACGCGCTGCGCACCCGATACGTGCAGGAGGTCGTCGAAGTCGCTGACGGCGATGTGCTCGACCTGCCGGGCGCGCCGGTCGTGATCGGCATGCCGGGGCACTCGCCCGGCAGCATCGCCGTGCACATCCCGGCCGTGGATGCGGTCTTCGTCGGAGACGCGCTGACCACCCGCCACGTTCTCACCGGCCGCGAAGGCGCCCAGCCCGCACCGTTCACGGATGAACCCGCCGAGGCGCTGGCCTCTCTCGACCGCCTCGCATCGCTGCCGGCAACCTGGGTGCTCCCAGGCCACGGCGCCCCCTGGCACGGCTCACCCACCGACATCGCGGCTTCGGTGCGCGCCGCCTGA